TTCTCTTTCCTTTTTTAACCGAACTCCTAAGCTCATATAATCACCATTTCCATTTTTCTCACCTATAAGTAATTATACCCTAATTCAACGTAAAGTTAATACTTTTCAACTAAAAGTTGAGTTACGACTTGACAATAAACGTTAAGTTGAATATAGTGAGGTTACAAATTAAACTTTACGTTGAATCAATAATTTTAGGTGGTGAATAAATGACGAGTTCAGTAAATAAGAAAATTAGATGTATCAGGAAGAAATTAAATGTCAATCAATCACTTATCGCTGATAAGCTGAACATTACAGTGCAGTCTTACAGTATGAAAGAGAGAGGGACACGCCCGATTACTACTGGTGAGCTAGAAACAATTGCAAAACAATTAAAAGTACCAGTCGCTATTTTTTTTGAAAAATAATTCAACGTAAAGTTTAACCTCAATCCAAATCAAAGAAGGAGGAACCGGAATGGTGCAACAACTTTCAGTCAATCTTACAATTCCAATTCCACAAGATTCTGTATTGATTGGCAAAGTGGAGCTTGAAGAATTAAGAAAACTAGAACTAAGTGGCGTGTATTGGAACATGAAAGAGTTAGAACATCGTACGGGAAAAAAACACGAATGGTTAAAGGAAAATATTCTCTTTCGACAGCAATTTCGAAAAGAACTTGATAGCGAGAATGGCGGCTATGTTTTCTATCCAAAAGGAAAAGGTCAGACCTGGTCATTTCAAGCGTCAAAGATGGCAGTTTTTCTAGATAAGAACTTCCATCGAGTTTTTAGGTAACGGGAATAAGAAAAAATTCTTTAAGTATTTAACACGCAGTTCATATATCAAATGTACAAACTAAGAAAGGATGAAGGGGATATGACATATTTTGTAGTTCAGGTTCGTAGCGGAGCGGAAATTGAAGTGAAAAATATGTTGAATACTGTTTTGAATAGAGCAGGCGATTCAATGGTTAGAGCTATCTATGCAATGGAGACATTCACTG
This genomic window from Sporosarcina sp. Marseille-Q4063 contains:
- a CDS encoding DUF771 domain-containing protein gives rise to the protein MVQQLSVNLTIPIPQDSVLIGKVELEELRKLELSGVYWNMKELEHRTGKKHEWLKENILFRQQFRKELDSENGGYVFYPKGKGQTWSFQASKMAVFLDKNFHRVFR
- a CDS encoding helix-turn-helix domain-containing protein; the protein is MTSSVNKKIRCIRKKLNVNQSLIADKLNITVQSYSMKERGTRPITTGELETIAKQLKVPVAIFFEK